A portion of the Streptomyces platensis genome contains these proteins:
- a CDS encoding pyridoxamine 5'-phosphate oxidase family protein: MEIAMARAKAYEPTERTTPTRARDRAAYDHDTVHAILDAGYVCHLGFVRDGSPVVLPTLYGRVGDRLYLHGSTGSRPLRMAGAAPDPGLEVCVTVTHVDGLVLARSAFHHSINYRCVVVHGTAHQVTDEEEKTTALDALVDHVLPGRAADSRPGNAKELAATSVIRLDLREASAKIRTGGPNDEPEDLALPYWSGILPVAPAYGAPIPSDDLAPGTPEPAYLSAR; this comes from the coding sequence ATGGAGATCGCAATGGCCCGAGCCAAGGCGTACGAACCGACCGAGCGCACGACCCCCACCCGTGCCCGCGACCGCGCCGCCTACGACCACGACACGGTGCACGCCATCCTCGACGCGGGCTATGTCTGCCATCTGGGCTTCGTCCGCGACGGTTCCCCGGTCGTCCTGCCGACCCTCTACGGCCGGGTCGGCGACCGCCTCTATCTCCACGGCTCCACGGGATCCCGCCCGCTGCGGATGGCCGGCGCGGCACCGGACCCCGGCCTCGAAGTGTGTGTGACGGTCACCCATGTCGACGGTCTGGTACTGGCCAGGTCGGCGTTCCACCACTCCATCAACTACCGCTGCGTCGTGGTGCACGGCACCGCACACCAGGTCACCGACGAAGAGGAGAAGACCACCGCACTCGACGCACTCGTCGATCATGTGCTGCCCGGGCGCGCCGCGGACTCCCGGCCGGGCAACGCCAAGGAGCTGGCCGCCACCTCCGTGATCCGTCTCGACCTGCGCGAGGCCTCCGCCAAGATCCGCACCGGCGGGCCCAACGACGAGCCGGAGGATCTCGCGCTGCCGTATTGGAGCGGCATCCTGCCCGTGGCACCCGCGTACGGCGCCCCCATACCCTCCGACGACCTCGCGCCCGGCACGCCCGAGCCGGCATATCTCTCCGCCCGCTGA
- a CDS encoding FMN-binding negative transcriptional regulator, protein MLIHPWDAPTEDAEWQQWLAAHDFGQLAANGRPGEPPMLQPLHFAYDPARHEAVTHLARPNPLWSALEDRPKVLLSVVDDYTFIPGPWQAAEDQPPEHGVPTSFYAAVQLTCTAHVVDDPEEKAALLRRQMGHFQPDGGSAPVAAEAAPYGRLLSGIRGLRLEVREVRAKFKYGGKRSEAVQHGISERLAERDGPGDAAARIHQQRRLATGKPAS, encoded by the coding sequence GTGCTGATCCACCCCTGGGACGCCCCCACCGAAGACGCCGAGTGGCAACAGTGGCTCGCGGCACACGACTTCGGCCAGCTGGCCGCCAATGGACGGCCCGGCGAACCACCGATGCTCCAGCCGCTGCACTTCGCCTACGACCCGGCCCGCCACGAGGCCGTCACACATCTGGCCCGGCCCAATCCCCTCTGGAGCGCGCTGGAGGACCGGCCGAAGGTGCTGCTGAGCGTGGTGGACGACTACACCTTCATCCCCGGCCCCTGGCAGGCGGCCGAGGACCAGCCGCCCGAGCACGGCGTTCCCACCAGTTTCTACGCCGCGGTCCAGCTGACCTGCACCGCCCATGTGGTGGACGACCCGGAGGAGAAGGCGGCGCTGCTGCGACGCCAGATGGGGCACTTCCAGCCGGACGGCGGCTCGGCGCCGGTCGCGGCGGAGGCCGCTCCATACGGGCGGCTGCTGTCCGGCATCCGTGGTCTGCGCCTCGAAGTGCGAGAGGTCCGCGCCAAGTTCAAGTACGGGGGCAAGCGGAGCGAGGCCGTCCAGCACGGCATCTCGGAGCGCCTCGCCGAGCGCGACGGCCCCGGGGACGCGGCGGCGCGCATCCACCAGCAGCGCAGACTGGCCACGGGGAAGCCCGCTTCCTGA
- a CDS encoding CPBP family intramembrane glutamic endopeptidase, with product MADADVPGQGPGDGLVEEPSRSILRSETWIVLALSLGASGVSALISFIGSVTKPGGLKDQAATLNGSHAPGRPWLDLAWQLFGIASALVPVVLVAHLLLRERAGGLRAIGFDRRRPGFDLSRGVALAAVIGGSGLLLYLGARAAGFNLTVVPEALPAVWWKIPVLIASAVQNAVLEEVIVVGYLLRRLGQLGWSPLAALAASSVLRGSYHLYQGIGGLVGNMVMGVLFVLLYRRWGRVGPLVAAHALIDIVAFVGYALLAGRVGWLPTP from the coding sequence GTGGCCGATGCGGACGTTCCAGGTCAAGGGCCTGGTGACGGGCTCGTCGAGGAGCCGTCCCGCAGCATTCTGCGGAGCGAGACATGGATCGTGCTGGCCCTTTCGCTGGGGGCCAGCGGGGTGTCGGCGCTGATCAGCTTCATCGGTTCGGTGACCAAGCCCGGCGGTCTCAAGGACCAGGCGGCGACGCTCAACGGCTCCCATGCGCCCGGCCGGCCCTGGCTGGATCTCGCCTGGCAGCTGTTCGGTATCGCGAGCGCGCTGGTGCCGGTGGTGCTGGTGGCGCACCTGTTGCTGCGGGAACGGGCCGGCGGCCTGCGGGCGATCGGTTTCGACCGGCGGCGGCCCGGCTTCGACCTGAGCCGCGGCGTCGCGCTGGCGGCCGTCATCGGCGGCAGCGGTCTGCTGCTGTACCTGGGCGCGCGGGCGGCCGGATTCAATCTGACGGTGGTCCCCGAGGCGCTGCCCGCGGTGTGGTGGAAGATCCCGGTGCTGATCGCCTCCGCGGTGCAGAACGCCGTACTGGAGGAGGTCATCGTCGTCGGGTATCTGCTGCGCAGGCTGGGGCAATTGGGCTGGTCGCCGCTCGCGGCGCTCGCGGCCAGCTCGGTGCTGCGCGGTTCCTACCACCTCTACCAGGGCATCGGCGGCCTCGTCGGCAACATGGTGATGGGCGTGCTCTTCGTCCTGCTCTACCGGCGGTGGGGGCGGGTCGGCCCGCTGGTCGCCGCCCATGCGCTGATCGACATCGTGGCGTTCGTCGGCTATGCGCTGCTCGCCGGACGGGTGGGGTGGCTGCCGACGCCGTGA
- a CDS encoding DMT family transporter has protein sequence MHATDSSALPVGRGLLYVTFAATAWGTAGAAAALLYRGSGLGPLALTFWRTFGGLVLLLAVRALLRRRSRTAAAAAPYEPLGRRLARIVLTGVALAVFQAAYFAAVETTGLAVGTVVTMGAGPVLIAIGARVTMGERLGAGGVLAVAGALAGLAILVLGGDGGANVRPAGVGYALLSAAGCAAMTLITRRLGKGGGTDPYASTVSAFAVGALCLLPLAAVEGLWPQAHDLGRSLCLLAYIAAVPTALAYGLYFAGLAAVRAATASVISLIEPVSAAAIAVLFLGERLTMATAIGTGVLLTAVAALAVTEARGAVSAARSVAPVAG, from the coding sequence ATGCATGCCACTGATTCCTCCGCCCTTCCCGTGGGCCGGGGGCTGCTGTATGTCACCTTCGCCGCGACCGCCTGGGGCACCGCGGGCGCGGCCGCCGCTCTCCTCTACCGCGGCAGCGGACTGGGCCCGCTCGCCCTCACGTTCTGGCGCACCTTCGGCGGGCTGGTTCTGCTGCTCGCCGTACGGGCGCTGCTGCGCCGCCGGTCGCGTACCGCCGCCGCGGCTGCCCCGTACGAGCCGCTCGGCCGGCGCCTGGCCCGGATCGTGCTGACCGGCGTCGCCCTCGCCGTCTTCCAGGCCGCCTACTTCGCCGCCGTCGAGACCACCGGGCTGGCCGTGGGCACCGTCGTCACCATGGGGGCGGGGCCCGTCCTCATCGCCATCGGGGCACGGGTCACGATGGGCGAACGGCTCGGCGCGGGCGGAGTCCTGGCGGTCGCCGGGGCGCTGGCCGGGCTGGCGATCCTGGTCCTCGGTGGCGACGGCGGTGCCAATGTCCGTCCGGCCGGGGTGGGCTATGCCCTGCTGTCGGCGGCCGGCTGTGCCGCGATGACGCTGATCACCCGGCGGCTGGGCAAGGGCGGCGGCACTGATCCGTACGCCTCGACGGTCAGCGCCTTCGCGGTCGGTGCGCTGTGTCTGCTGCCGCTCGCGGCGGTGGAGGGGCTGTGGCCCCAGGCGCACGATCTGGGGCGCAGCCTGTGCCTGCTGGCCTATATCGCGGCGGTGCCGACCGCGCTGGCCTACGGGCTGTACTTCGCCGGACTGGCCGCCGTGCGCGCCGCGACCGCGTCCGTGATCTCGCTGATCGAGCCGGTGTCGGCCGCGGCCATCGCGGTGCTGTTCCTCGGGGAGCGGCTCACCATGGCGACGGCGATCGGAACGGGTGTGCTGCTGACGGCCGTTGCCGCGCTGGCGGTGACCGAGGCGCGCGGAGCGGTGTCGGCCGCGCGGTCGGTGGCTCCGGTGGCGGGCTGA
- a CDS encoding substrate-binding domain-containing protein, whose translation MGRHSLPDGSAPARTGARRGARPRALVLATGLVLTAAAGTVVALDSGLLPFGGPCGGDVTRLDVAASPDIAPAVEAVAKSARQEAARTDGRCLDVRVTSRSAHEVADAFGQRPVDPEFQVWIPDSSLWVDRVGAERGTPLTTAGIIASSPVALGAVPRAARSLGWPEKTYTWTELTRATASGDALHLGVADPSHSATGLLSLARISAANTKKAPDRVTADTRTAATARLLNQRAADGDGPAMATLPRDASGAEQSDPRRNQALLLSEQAAFAHNTRTKSGPDLDLLYPEDGTARLDYPYTLVDNSETDPERSRAANRFLTLLSEPAGQRALRRLGFRAPTGEAEPKVVKAAGGRDPQPYSAAPAEPPTAKELQALMGMWTITVQSARLSTVVDASASMGAPVPGHNGRSRMDLAKNSLLQALTTFTSEDEIGLWKFATSLDGDKDYVELSPTERLGGRDKDGSSHREALADAFGALAPEPQGATGLYDTTLAAYQKARSTYASGKFNALVILTDGANDDAHGIGLDALVGELKKLSDPKRPVPLIALAIGPEADTSALNRIVAPTGGSTHRVSDPSQIHQVMLKAIMAAGSNIPR comes from the coding sequence ATGGGACGACACAGCTTGCCCGACGGATCCGCACCGGCGCGCACGGGGGCCCGCCGAGGAGCCCGTCCCCGCGCGCTCGTCCTCGCCACCGGCCTCGTGCTGACCGCCGCCGCCGGCACGGTCGTGGCGCTGGACAGCGGTCTGCTCCCGTTCGGCGGACCGTGCGGCGGCGACGTGACCCGGCTCGATGTGGCCGCCTCGCCCGATATCGCCCCGGCGGTCGAAGCGGTGGCCAAGTCGGCGCGGCAGGAGGCGGCGCGTACCGACGGCAGATGTCTGGACGTCAGGGTCACCTCGCGGTCCGCCCACGAGGTCGCCGACGCCTTCGGACAGCGGCCGGTCGATCCCGAATTCCAGGTCTGGATACCGGATTCGAGCCTGTGGGTCGACCGGGTCGGCGCGGAGCGCGGCACCCCGCTGACCACCGCCGGCATCATCGCCTCGTCCCCGGTCGCGCTGGGCGCCGTCCCCCGGGCCGCCAGGTCGCTGGGCTGGCCGGAGAAGACCTACACCTGGACGGAACTGACCCGGGCCACGGCGTCCGGCGACGCGCTGCACCTGGGTGTCGCCGACCCGTCCCACAGCGCCACCGGCCTGCTCTCCCTGGCCCGTATCAGCGCCGCCAACACCAAGAAGGCACCGGATCGGGTCACGGCCGACACCCGCACCGCCGCCACCGCGCGGCTGCTCAACCAACGTGCCGCGGACGGCGACGGGCCGGCCATGGCCACCCTGCCCCGCGACGCCTCCGGTGCCGAGCAGAGCGATCCGCGCCGCAACCAGGCGCTGCTGCTGTCCGAGCAGGCCGCCTTCGCGCACAACACACGCACGAAGAGCGGGCCGGATCTGGACCTGCTCTACCCCGAGGACGGCACGGCCCGGCTCGACTACCCCTACACACTGGTCGACAACAGCGAGACGGACCCCGAACGCTCCCGCGCCGCCAACCGCTTCCTGACCCTGCTCAGCGAGCCCGCCGGACAGCGGGCGCTGCGCCGGCTCGGCTTCCGGGCCCCCACCGGGGAGGCGGAACCGAAGGTGGTCAAGGCGGCCGGCGGGCGCGACCCCCAGCCGTACTCCGCCGCCCCCGCCGAGCCGCCGACGGCGAAGGAACTCCAGGCCCTGATGGGCATGTGGACGATCACGGTGCAGAGCGCCCGGCTCTCCACCGTCGTGGACGCCTCGGCATCCATGGGCGCCCCGGTCCCGGGGCACAACGGCCGGTCCCGTATGGACCTCGCCAAGAATTCCCTCCTCCAGGCGCTGACCACGTTCACCTCCGAGGACGAGATCGGACTGTGGAAGTTCGCCACCTCACTGGACGGCGACAAGGACTACGTGGAGCTCTCCCCCACCGAACGGCTCGGCGGCCGGGACAAGGACGGCAGCAGCCACCGCGAAGCGCTCGCCGACGCCTTCGGCGCGCTGGCCCCGGAACCCCAGGGCGCCACCGGCCTGTACGACACCACGCTCGCCGCGTACCAGAAGGCCCGCTCGACCTATGCGAGCGGGAAGTTCAACGCGCTGGTCATCCTCACCGACGGCGCCAACGACGACGCCCACGGCATCGGCCTGGACGCCCTGGTGGGCGAGCTGAAGAAGCTCTCCGACCCGAAGCGGCCGGTGCCGCTGATCGCCCTCGCGATCGGCCCGGAGGCCGATACCTCCGCCCTGAACCGCATCGTGGCACCGACCGGCGGCTCGACGCACCGGGTCAGCGACCCGTCGCAGATCCACCAGGTGATGCTCAAGGCCATCATGGCGGCGGGCAGCAACATCCCCCGCTGA
- a CDS encoding PhzF family phenazine biosynthesis protein, whose protein sequence is MRIRIVDAFSERPFAGNPAGVVLLDSGAFPDTAWLQRVATEVNLSETAFAHPLPAGGDADWALRWLTPVAEVNMCGHATLATAHVLHTTGTATGTVRFHTRSGVLTTTADDHGAITMDFPTAPLTPVEVPPVVAGALGTEIRSAHDTGPDVGDLLVELADEKSVQALAPDLKALAGHGGRGVIATARAENPDSGYDFLSRCFFPNVGIDEDPVTGSAHTALAPFWSARLGRTALVGLQGGARTGFVRTELRGDRTLLTGSAVTVIDGELLATD, encoded by the coding sequence ATGAGGATTCGCATCGTCGACGCCTTCAGTGAGCGTCCCTTCGCCGGCAACCCCGCGGGAGTCGTACTCCTCGACTCCGGCGCCTTTCCCGATACGGCCTGGCTCCAGCGGGTCGCCACCGAGGTCAATCTCTCCGAGACCGCCTTCGCGCATCCGCTGCCCGCGGGCGGGGACGCCGACTGGGCGCTGCGCTGGCTCACCCCCGTCGCCGAGGTGAACATGTGCGGGCATGCCACTTTGGCCACCGCACACGTCCTGCACACCACGGGGACGGCCACCGGTACGGTCCGCTTCCACACCCGCAGCGGGGTGCTGACCACTACGGCCGACGACCATGGCGCGATCACCATGGACTTCCCGACCGCCCCGCTCACCCCCGTCGAGGTACCGCCGGTGGTCGCGGGCGCGCTGGGCACCGAGATCCGCTCCGCGCACGACACCGGCCCCGATGTCGGCGATCTCCTGGTCGAGCTGGCCGACGAGAAGTCCGTACAGGCACTGGCCCCGGACCTCAAGGCGCTCGCCGGGCACGGCGGCCGTGGGGTGATCGCCACCGCGCGGGCCGAAAACCCCGACAGCGGCTACGACTTCCTCTCGCGCTGCTTCTTCCCCAACGTCGGCATCGACGAGGACCCGGTAACGGGCAGCGCGCACACCGCGCTCGCGCCGTTCTGGTCGGCACGCCTGGGCCGTACCGCCCTGGTGGGTCTACAGGGCGGCGCCCGCACCGGCTTCGTACGGACCGAGCTGCGCGGCGACCGTACGCTGCTGACCGGGTCGGCGGTCACGGTCATCGACGGGGAACTACTGGCCACCGACTGA
- a CDS encoding Clp protease N-terminal domain-containing protein yields MQNRTAYRGGDSPAPEDLETRLTVELASVISAARRRATRDGDRQVDTAHLLHGLLESDPAVRAAFDGGPQVARLLGYLVQRSIGYGLQWHGTVEDSGAVPVVAEGAVPGWSPAAAAALDGALDRAHARYATRAGCLDLLAALVDDPESRAVEVLCRASVDTARLAHRLDGERPGQD; encoded by the coding sequence GTGCAAAACCGTACTGCGTACAGGGGTGGCGACAGCCCCGCCCCGGAGGACCTTGAGACCCGGCTCACCGTAGAGCTCGCGTCGGTCATATCCGCGGCCCGCAGGCGAGCCACCCGTGATGGCGACCGGCAGGTCGACACCGCCCATCTGCTGCACGGCCTCCTGGAATCGGACCCCGCCGTACGCGCCGCTTTCGACGGCGGACCGCAGGTCGCGCGGCTGCTCGGCTACCTCGTCCAGCGCAGCATCGGCTACGGACTCCAATGGCACGGCACCGTCGAGGACTCCGGCGCGGTCCCCGTGGTCGCCGAGGGGGCCGTCCCCGGATGGTCACCGGCCGCGGCCGCCGCCTTGGACGGCGCGCTGGACCGCGCCCATGCCCGCTACGCCACCCGCGCGGGCTGCCTCGACCTGCTTGCCGCTCTGGTGGACGACCCGGAATCGCGGGCCGTCGAGGTGCTGTGCCGGGCCTCCGTCGACACCGCCCGGCTCGCCCACCGTCTCGACGGGGAGCGCCCCGGCCAGGACTGA
- a CDS encoding EamA family transporter: MEAQQSSPALGVRRRRAPGGRGAGLGIALVSALAFGGSGVAAKPLISAGLEPLQVTWLRVAGAALVMLPLAWRHRNLPLRRPALLAGYGLLAVAGVQACYFAALSRIPVGVALLIEYLAPALVLGWVRFVQKRPVTRAAAVGVVLAVGGLACVVEVWSGLSFDVVGLALALGAACCQVGYFVLSDHGSDGDDAVDPLGVIAYGLLIGAVLLTAIARPWGMDWAVLGGGADLNGIQMPAVLLLAWIVLIATVAAYLTGVVSIRRLSPQVAGVVACLEAVIATVLAWVLLGEHLSAPQIVGGVVVLTGAFIAQSAKPKTTETVRVAGAGTGGGASVPGDSGSPESPGGGGSPESRATPASSARTGDDLSAGFPAT, translated from the coding sequence ATGGAGGCCCAGCAGTCATCGCCCGCCCTCGGGGTGCGCCGTCGTCGGGCGCCCGGCGGACGCGGCGCCGGCCTCGGTATCGCCCTGGTGTCCGCGCTCGCTTTCGGCGGTTCGGGCGTCGCCGCCAAGCCTCTGATATCCGCCGGTCTCGAACCGCTCCAGGTCACCTGGCTGCGGGTGGCCGGGGCGGCGCTGGTCATGCTGCCGCTCGCCTGGCGCCACCGGAATCTGCCGCTCCGTCGGCCCGCGCTGCTCGCGGGCTACGGGCTGCTCGCCGTCGCCGGTGTCCAGGCGTGCTACTTCGCCGCGCTCTCCCGTATCCCCGTCGGGGTCGCGCTCCTCATCGAATATCTGGCGCCCGCACTGGTACTGGGCTGGGTGCGTTTCGTTCAGAAGCGGCCGGTCACCCGGGCCGCGGCGGTCGGCGTGGTGCTGGCCGTCGGCGGACTGGCCTGTGTCGTCGAGGTCTGGTCCGGGCTGAGCTTCGATGTCGTCGGCCTCGCGCTCGCGCTCGGTGCGGCCTGCTGCCAGGTCGGCTACTTCGTGCTCTCGGATCACGGCTCCGACGGCGACGATGCGGTGGACCCGCTCGGTGTGATCGCCTACGGCCTGCTGATCGGCGCCGTCCTCCTCACCGCGATCGCCCGCCCCTGGGGCATGGACTGGGCCGTGCTCGGCGGCGGCGCGGACCTGAACGGAATCCAGATGCCCGCCGTTCTGCTGCTCGCCTGGATCGTGCTGATCGCGACGGTGGCGGCCTACCTCACCGGTGTGGTGTCGATCCGCCGGCTCTCGCCCCAGGTGGCCGGGGTGGTCGCCTGTCTGGAGGCCGTCATCGCGACGGTGCTGGCCTGGGTCCTGCTCGGTGAGCATCTTTCCGCACCGCAGATCGTGGGCGGGGTGGTGGTGCTGACCGGCGCCTTCATCGCGCAGTCGGCCAAGCCGAAGACGACGGAGACCGTACGGGTCGCCGGTGCGGGCACGGGCGGCGGCGCGAGCGTCCCTGGGGACAGCGGTTCCCCGGAGTCCCCAGGAGGCGGCGGCTCCCCGGAGTCCCGGGCCACCCCGGCGTCCTCGGCCCGGACCGGGGACGACTTGTCGGCCGGCTTCCCGGCGACATAG
- a CDS encoding aminotransferase class I/II-fold pyridoxal phosphate-dependent enzyme, which produces MLGEYLIEGRRASEIAASVERAVGAGRLQPGEVLPPLRELAVYLEVNPNTVAAAYRSLRDRGVIETAGRRGSRVRPRPASTSREALRVEVPPGVRDASDGNPDPSLLPPLERALAEAAARSARRPVLYGTPAVDDDLAVLARAAFAADGVPEAPVAVTSGSLDAIERVLAAHLRPGDAVAVEDPGWGSLLDLIPALGLRPVPVGVDDEGPLPEQLARAIQEGARAVVVTDRAQNPTGAAIDRARATELRTLLAEYPHLLLIEDDHGHGIVDLPLHPLSGVTDHWVLVRSTAKAYGPDLRLAVLTGDALTIDRVCGRQRLGPGWISHLLQDAVVHLWRTSAIDPKAVAGAYGRRRDALIRALAERGVPARGRSGMNVWVPVRDETGAVARLLHAGWAVAPGARFRLHSPPGIRITVSGLSDDDILPVADAIASATGVGEARRYE; this is translated from the coding sequence GTGCTAGGAGAGTATCTGATCGAAGGGCGGCGCGCATCGGAGATTGCCGCCAGCGTCGAGCGGGCCGTCGGTGCGGGCCGGCTCCAACCGGGCGAAGTGCTGCCTCCGCTGCGGGAGTTGGCCGTCTATCTCGAGGTCAATCCGAATACGGTCGCGGCGGCATACCGCTCCCTCCGCGACCGAGGGGTGATCGAGACCGCGGGCCGGCGCGGCAGCCGGGTGCGCCCGCGCCCGGCGAGCACCTCACGTGAGGCGCTGCGGGTGGAGGTGCCGCCGGGCGTCCGGGACGCCTCCGACGGAAACCCCGATCCGTCCCTGCTGCCCCCGCTCGAACGGGCACTGGCCGAGGCCGCCGCACGCAGCGCGCGGCGCCCCGTGCTCTACGGCACACCGGCTGTGGACGATGACCTGGCCGTTCTCGCCCGCGCGGCCTTCGCCGCCGACGGGGTGCCGGAGGCGCCCGTCGCCGTCACCAGCGGCTCGCTCGACGCCATAGAGCGGGTGCTGGCCGCCCATCTGCGGCCCGGCGACGCCGTGGCGGTGGAAGACCCGGGGTGGGGCAGCCTCCTGGACCTCATCCCGGCACTCGGGCTGCGCCCCGTCCCGGTCGGAGTGGACGACGAGGGCCCGCTGCCCGAGCAGTTGGCGCGCGCGATCCAGGAGGGCGCCCGTGCCGTCGTCGTCACCGACCGGGCGCAGAACCCCACCGGCGCCGCCATCGACCGCGCCCGCGCCACCGAACTCCGCACCCTCCTGGCCGAGTACCCCCACCTCCTCCTCATCGAGGACGACCACGGGCACGGCATCGTCGACCTCCCGCTCCATCCGCTCTCCGGGGTCACTGACCACTGGGTGCTGGTCCGTTCGACGGCCAAGGCGTATGGCCCGGATCTGCGGCTCGCCGTGCTCACCGGCGATGCGCTGACCATCGACCGGGTGTGCGGCCGCCAGCGCCTCGGGCCGGGCTGGATCAGCCATCTGCTCCAGGACGCGGTCGTCCACCTGTGGCGGACCTCCGCGATCGACCCGAAGGCGGTGGCCGGAGCGTACGGCCGGCGACGGGACGCGCTGATACGCGCGCTGGCGGAGCGCGGAGTCCCGGCCCGCGGCCGCAGCGGTATGAACGTCTGGGTGCCCGTCCGCGACGAGACCGGCGCGGTGGCCCGTCTCCTGCACGCCGGCTGGGCGGTGGCCCCTGGCGCACGCTTCCGCCTGCACTCGCCACCCGGCATCCGCATCACCGTCTCCGGCCTCTCCGACGACGACATCCTCCCGGTGGCAGACGCCATTGCCTCGGCGACGGGGGTGGGGGAGGCGCGGCGGTATGAGTGA
- a CDS encoding type II toxin-antitoxin system Rv0910 family toxin: protein MAEVTAQARIEASAAKVWEQLTNFDSYGEWNATHTAFPKGGPESLEVGAGYEENMKLMGFPAEVAWTVRELEPGRLLDIEGKGPMGVTLGMRYALTPDGGATAVRIDGTFTGAAVSLMAGKLKDSASAALNESLRRLAGLVT from the coding sequence ATGGCCGAAGTCACCGCGCAGGCCCGCATCGAGGCATCGGCCGCGAAGGTCTGGGAGCAGCTCACCAACTTCGACTCCTACGGCGAGTGGAACGCCACCCACACCGCGTTCCCCAAGGGCGGCCCGGAATCGCTCGAAGTAGGCGCCGGCTACGAGGAGAACATGAAGCTGATGGGCTTCCCGGCGGAGGTCGCCTGGACCGTACGGGAACTGGAGCCCGGCCGGCTGCTCGACATCGAGGGCAAGGGCCCGATGGGCGTCACCCTGGGGATGCGCTACGCACTCACCCCGGACGGCGGGGCGACGGCCGTCCGGATCGACGGCACGTTCACCGGCGCCGCGGTCTCCCTGATGGCCGGCAAGCTCAAGGACTCGGCGAGCGCCGCGCTGAACGAGTCGCTGCGCAGGCTCGCCGGCCTGGTCACCTGA
- a CDS encoding PadR family transcriptional regulator yields MEDVIMRSQGQEHGHEHRHEHCGPGRHGGHGDFAGGWERRRSAFGPFGPPFGGPPFGGGRGRGGPRGRARRGDVRASILALLKDRPMHGYEMIQEIAERSSGAWKPSPGSVYPTLQLLEDEGLIASASEGGKKLFSLTDAGRTEADSGSDAPWEDAGRGVDWEAMNEIRKAGGGLVEAFRQVWATGSPEQREKAMAVVNKARKELYLILAEED; encoded by the coding sequence ATGGAGGACGTCATCATGCGTTCCCAAGGACAAGAACACGGACATGAGCATCGGCATGAGCACTGCGGACCCGGGCGCCACGGCGGCCACGGCGACTTCGCGGGTGGCTGGGAGAGGCGGCGCTCGGCCTTCGGCCCGTTCGGCCCACCGTTCGGTGGCCCGCCCTTCGGCGGCGGCCGGGGGCGCGGCGGACCGCGCGGCCGGGCGCGCCGAGGCGATGTGCGCGCCTCGATCCTGGCGCTGCTCAAGGACCGTCCGATGCACGGCTACGAAATGATCCAGGAGATCGCCGAGCGCAGTAGTGGGGCGTGGAAGCCCAGCCCCGGCTCGGTCTATCCGACGCTTCAGCTCCTGGAGGACGAGGGGCTGATCGCCAGCGCCAGTGAGGGCGGCAAGAAGCTGTTCTCGCTGACCGACGCCGGGCGCACCGAGGCCGACAGCGGTTCGGACGCTCCCTGGGAGGATGCCGGCCGCGGCGTCGACTGGGAGGCGATGAACGAGATCCGCAAGGCGGGCGGCGGTCTGGTCGAGGCGTTCCGGCAGGTGTGGGCCACCGGCAGTCCCGAGCAGCGGGAAAAGGCCATGGCGGTGGTCAACAAGGCGCGCAAGGAGCTGTATCTGATCCTTGCCGAGGAAGACTGA